A portion of the Streptomyces erythrochromogenes genome contains these proteins:
- a CDS encoding nuclear transport factor 2 family protein, producing the protein MDARQILQKYYEYANAGDWDRWCDLFADDQVMDEQLAGHIEGLEVLRSMMKGMGTMYRVFHNEPVHFLVDGEKAAAVSHLTAVSASGEPIEAEVMNFFRIVDGKIAYMANYHDTVPFQVLSQD; encoded by the coding sequence ATGGACGCACGACAGATCCTGCAGAAGTACTACGAGTACGCCAACGCCGGGGACTGGGACCGCTGGTGCGACCTGTTCGCCGACGACCAGGTCATGGACGAGCAGCTCGCCGGCCACATCGAGGGCCTGGAGGTGCTCCGGTCGATGATGAAGGGCATGGGGACGATGTACCGGGTCTTCCACAACGAGCCCGTGCACTTCCTCGTCGACGGTGAGAAGGCCGCGGCCGTCTCCCACCTGACCGCGGTCAGCGCCTCCGGAGAGCCCATCGAGGCCGAGGTCATGAACTTCTTCCGGATCGTGGACGGAAAGATCGCCTACATGGCGAACTACCACGACACGGTCCCCTTCCAGGTGCTGAGCCAGGACTGA
- a CDS encoding GMC family oxidoreductase, which produces MSVEEYDYIVVGSGTAGSVLAGRLSEDPDVSVLVLEAGGSRIPPEVDDPSSWYKLLGGPVDWGYTSTPQPGLDGRRTYEPRGKAPGGSSNLYIMMHIRGHASDFDNWAYQGAAGWAYEDVLPYFALLEGQEDVTAATTGTRGPQRVTNAGLHGPNPVSRAFIDAAVELGHEEIADFNTDGPRRGLFGTGWHHIDVADGRRQGALAAYLEPALDRPNLTLRTNAQSTRLLLDGDTCTGVEYVQLQPPAPLPGSDVPGRTVRDGHSSVAAPGLHTVRARREVLVAAGAIESPKLLLLSGIGRPEQLREHGIEVAAALPGVGENFHNHVLTGLMAEVTQELPPPAQNLSESALFLSSQPGLPAPDLQIAFVHVPFDVIVGKDHPNTVSILPGVVRPVSRGWIRLASADPLAHPLINPNYLGDRWDLERMVQGVKIARDIFATSAFSPWYKQELQPGPGYVSDDDLRTFVKQKSESYHHQAGSCRMGIDDLAVVDPELRVHGVRNLRVVDASVMPAVPSGNCHTAIAMIAERAADFLRGTSRA; this is translated from the coding sequence GTGAGCGTGGAAGAGTACGACTACATCGTCGTGGGATCGGGGACCGCGGGCAGCGTGCTGGCGGGCCGGCTCTCCGAGGACCCGGACGTCTCCGTCCTCGTCCTGGAGGCGGGCGGCTCCCGGATCCCGCCCGAGGTGGACGACCCGTCCTCCTGGTACAAGCTCCTCGGCGGCCCCGTGGACTGGGGCTACACCAGCACCCCGCAGCCCGGGCTCGACGGCCGCCGCACCTACGAGCCGCGCGGCAAGGCCCCCGGCGGCAGCAGCAACCTCTACATCATGATGCACATCCGGGGCCACGCCTCGGACTTCGACAACTGGGCCTACCAGGGCGCGGCCGGCTGGGCGTACGAGGACGTGCTCCCGTACTTCGCCCTGCTGGAGGGCCAGGAGGACGTCACCGCCGCCACGACCGGCACCCGCGGCCCGCAACGGGTCACCAACGCCGGGCTGCACGGCCCCAACCCGGTCTCCCGCGCCTTCATCGACGCGGCCGTCGAGCTGGGGCACGAGGAGATCGCCGACTTCAACACCGACGGGCCCCGGCGCGGCCTCTTCGGCACCGGCTGGCACCACATCGACGTCGCCGACGGCCGCCGCCAGGGCGCCCTGGCCGCCTATCTGGAGCCCGCGCTCGACCGGCCGAACCTGACCCTGCGCACCAACGCGCAGAGCACCCGGCTGCTCCTCGACGGGGACACCTGCACGGGCGTCGAGTACGTCCAGCTCCAGCCCCCCGCCCCGCTTCCGGGCAGTGACGTCCCCGGCCGGACCGTCCGGGACGGCCACAGCAGCGTCGCGGCGCCCGGGCTGCACACCGTACGGGCACGGCGCGAGGTGCTCGTGGCCGCCGGGGCGATCGAGTCGCCGAAGCTGCTGCTGCTCTCCGGCATCGGCCGGCCCGAGCAGCTGCGCGAGCACGGCATCGAGGTCGCCGCGGCCCTGCCCGGGGTCGGCGAGAACTTCCACAACCACGTCCTGACCGGGCTGATGGCCGAGGTCACCCAGGAGCTCCCGCCACCGGCGCAGAACCTGTCGGAGAGCGCTCTGTTCCTGTCCTCACAGCCGGGTCTGCCCGCCCCCGACCTGCAGATCGCCTTCGTCCACGTGCCGTTCGACGTGATCGTCGGCAAGGACCACCCGAACACGGTGAGCATCCTGCCCGGTGTCGTACGCCCGGTCTCGCGCGGCTGGATCAGGCTGGCGAGCGCCGATCCGCTGGCCCACCCGCTGATCAACCCGAACTACCTGGGCGACCGGTGGGACCTGGAACGCATGGTGCAGGGCGTCAAGATCGCCCGGGACATCTTCGCGACCTCGGCGTTCTCGCCCTGGTACAAGCAGGAGCTGCAGCCCGGCCCCGGCTACGTGAGCGACGACGACCTGCGGACCTTCGTGAAGCAGAAGTCGGAGAGCTACCACCACCAGGCCGGCTCCTGCCGCATGGGCATCGACGACCTCGCCGTCGTCGACCCCGAGCTGCGGGTACACGGCGTGCGCAACCTGCGGGTCGTGGACGCCAGCGTGATGCCCGCGGTCCCGTCGGGCAACTGCCACACCGCCATCGCGATGATCGCCGAGCGCGCGGCGGACTTCCTGAGGGGGACCTCCCGTGCCTGA
- a CDS encoding DJ-1/PfpI family protein, whose amino-acid sequence MPDAVLREGALSGTRIAVLVESDYYEPEIFYYQHRFAEEGAEVDFLTRLWGNDSITFTGHEYRAPFTVNRSLEGLSDEELRRYAAIVVPSGMVADRLRYTEDVDVLAPATELLRRAFEEPTVLKGIICHGMWLASSIPGKIRGRKVVCHNNLIGDVRNMGGEYVDEDVVVDGDLVTGRTGAHHHLFARRIIELVSAGRGRGTVPRPPLGGAP is encoded by the coding sequence GTGCCTGATGCCGTCCTGCGCGAGGGCGCCCTGTCCGGGACCCGGATCGCGGTCCTGGTCGAGAGCGACTACTACGAGCCGGAGATCTTCTACTACCAGCACCGGTTCGCGGAGGAGGGCGCCGAGGTCGACTTCCTGACCCGGCTGTGGGGAAACGACTCCATCACCTTCACCGGCCACGAGTACCGGGCGCCCTTCACCGTGAACCGGTCCCTGGAGGGTCTGAGCGACGAGGAGCTGCGCCGGTACGCGGCGATCGTCGTGCCCTCGGGCATGGTGGCGGACCGGCTGCGCTACACCGAGGACGTGGACGTCCTCGCACCGGCGACCGAGCTGCTGCGGCGGGCCTTCGAGGAGCCGACGGTCCTCAAGGGGATCATCTGCCACGGCATGTGGCTGGCGTCCTCGATCCCCGGGAAGATCCGCGGCCGCAAGGTGGTCTGCCACAACAACCTGATCGGCGACGTCCGCAACATGGGCGGGGAGTACGTCGACGAGGACGTGGTGGTCGACGGCGACCTGGTGACCGGCCGCACCGGGGCGCACCACCACCTGTTCGCCCGCCGGATCATCGAGCTGGTCTCGGCCGGGCGGGGCCGGGGGACCGTCCCCCGGCCACCGCTGGGAGGTGCCCCCTGA
- a CDS encoding VOC family protein, which translates to MPGPADRPMVWSHVGLNCVDQKTTEDFYTRYFGFSRARVVDLGESRIVFLRKGDAYLELFAAGTEPAGTAPGGDGPQAPGRMRHLAFQTDSVDAFLAELGDAAEVTLGPLDFDDFICGWRTVWVRDPDGVIVEVSQGYEDDSTHDKDGA; encoded by the coding sequence ATGCCGGGCCCCGCGGACCGGCCGATGGTCTGGTCGCACGTGGGCCTGAACTGCGTGGACCAGAAGACCACCGAGGACTTCTACACCAGGTACTTCGGCTTCTCCCGGGCCCGGGTGGTCGACCTCGGGGAGTCCCGGATCGTGTTCCTGCGCAAGGGGGACGCGTACCTGGAGCTCTTCGCGGCGGGCACCGAGCCGGCCGGCACGGCGCCCGGGGGAGACGGGCCGCAGGCCCCGGGACGGATGCGCCACCTGGCGTTCCAGACCGACAGCGTGGACGCGTTCCTGGCCGAGCTGGGCGACGCGGCGGAAGTGACCCTGGGGCCGCTGGACTTCGACGACTTCATCTGCGGCTGGCGGACCGTGTGGGTCCGCGACCCCGACGGGGTGATCGTCGAAGTGAGCCAGGGATACGAGGACGACAGCACTCACGACAAGGACGGTGCATGA
- a CDS encoding AGE family epimerase/isomerase — MADAVSFSFSDTIAGYVVRFDSGTRLLRLKTSDGREFDVSLAGDPSAELVRNLDEPYIDASGHIDEMLSPGRFLFVYGVHYPEHGGRFDAKRLVFLGRGAEDYRFEEGSWWIKQIESLADFYKRAQFGDGPVDFTEYRTEIRLGGDKTASHVQETDTISRLVYGMASAYLLTGKDEYLEVAERGTEYLRKHMRVVDGEEDVVFWYHGISVDGDSERKLFTSEFSDDYDAIPMYEQIYALAGPVQTYRITGDVRIKNDADATIRLFDKFFFDPEQGGYYSHIDPILFSADHESLGENAERKNWNSVGDHAPAYLINLYLATGDQKYADFLEYTFDTIADKFPDYKNSPFVQERFFRDWSHDKAHSWQQDRAVVGHNLKIAWNLMRMNSLKAKPAYEELARKIGEIMPAVGSDVQRGGWYDVVERVKEGDQETYRFAWHDRKAWWQQEQAILAYLILNGTVGGDANQREARQAQAFYNTFFLDHDEGAVYFNVLASGTPYLLGTERLKGSHSMSMYHSAELCYLAAVYNNLLINGREMDFHFQPDPTGLPDRILRVSPDLLPAGSVRIASVEIDEKPYTDFDAEALTVRLPDVQGRVKAKVRLRPTAKK; from the coding sequence ATGGCGGACGCCGTGAGCTTCTCCTTCTCCGACACCATCGCGGGCTACGTCGTCCGCTTCGACTCCGGTACGCGCCTGCTGCGGCTGAAGACCTCCGACGGTCGCGAGTTCGACGTCTCGCTGGCCGGCGACCCCAGCGCCGAACTGGTCCGCAACCTGGACGAGCCCTACATCGACGCCTCCGGGCACATCGACGAGATGCTCTCGCCGGGCCGGTTCCTCTTCGTCTACGGCGTCCACTACCCGGAGCACGGCGGCCGCTTCGACGCCAAGCGCCTGGTGTTCCTGGGCCGCGGCGCCGAGGACTACCGCTTCGAGGAGGGCAGCTGGTGGATCAAGCAGATCGAGTCGCTGGCCGACTTCTACAAGCGGGCGCAGTTCGGCGACGGCCCGGTGGACTTCACCGAGTACCGCACCGAGATCCGGCTCGGCGGTGACAAGACCGCCAGCCACGTCCAGGAGACCGACACGATCTCCCGCCTGGTCTACGGCATGGCCTCGGCCTACCTGCTGACCGGCAAGGACGAGTACCTGGAGGTCGCCGAGCGCGGCACCGAGTACCTGCGCAAGCACATGCGGGTCGTGGACGGCGAGGAGGACGTGGTCTTCTGGTACCACGGCATCAGCGTCGACGGGGACAGCGAGCGCAAGCTGTTCACCTCGGAGTTCTCCGACGACTACGACGCGATCCCGATGTACGAGCAGATCTACGCGCTGGCCGGCCCCGTCCAGACCTACCGGATCACCGGCGACGTCCGGATCAAGAACGACGCGGACGCCACGATCCGGCTGTTCGACAAGTTCTTCTTCGACCCGGAGCAGGGCGGCTACTACTCCCACATCGACCCGATCCTCTTCAGCGCGGACCACGAGTCCCTCGGCGAGAACGCCGAGCGCAAGAACTGGAACTCGGTCGGCGACCACGCCCCCGCCTACCTGATCAACCTGTACCTGGCGACGGGCGACCAGAAGTACGCCGACTTCCTGGAGTACACCTTCGACACCATCGCGGACAAGTTCCCGGACTACAAGAACAGCCCCTTCGTCCAGGAGCGCTTCTTCCGCGACTGGTCCCACGACAAGGCGCACAGCTGGCAGCAGGACCGCGCGGTCGTCGGCCACAACCTGAAGATCGCCTGGAACCTGATGCGGATGAACTCGCTGAAGGCCAAGCCGGCGTACGAGGAGCTCGCCCGGAAGATCGGCGAGATCATGCCGGCCGTCGGCAGCGACGTGCAGCGCGGCGGCTGGTACGACGTCGTGGAGCGCGTGAAGGAGGGCGATCAGGAGACGTATCGTTTCGCCTGGCATGACCGCAAGGCCTGGTGGCAGCAGGAGCAGGCGATTCTCGCCTACCTCATCCTGAACGGCACGGTCGGCGGCGACGCGAACCAGCGCGAGGCCCGGCAGGCGCAGGCCTTCTACAACACCTTCTTCCTCGACCACGACGAGGGCGCCGTCTACTTCAACGTCCTCGCCAGCGGTACGCCGTACCTGCTCGGCACCGAGCGGCTCAAGGGCAGCCACTCGATGTCCATGTACCACTCGGCGGAGCTCTGCTACCTCGCCGCCGTCTACAACAACCTGCTCATCAACGGCCGGGAGATGGACTTCCACTTCCAGCCCGACCCGACCGGCCTGCCCGACCGCATCCTGCGCGTCTCGCCCGACCTGCTGCCCGCCGGCTCGGTGCGGATCGCGTCCGTGGAGATCGACGAGAAGCCTTACACCGACTTCGACGCGGAGGCGCTCACCGTGCGCCTGCCCGACGTCCAGGGCCGGGTCAAGGCCAAGGTCCGGCTGCGGCCGACGGCCAAGAAGTAG
- a CDS encoding STAS domain-containing protein: MTLNVKERRNKTGTVLVATGEINSETSGTLLQSLLPLVREGKPLRIDLTAVTYVSSAGLRTLLVVYREAQHAGVAVTLYGVSEEVRFVMSATGFLDFFETGEAAAAAAKAKAAR, translated from the coding sequence ATGACTCTCAACGTCAAGGAACGCCGGAACAAGACGGGCACCGTGCTCGTCGCCACCGGCGAGATCAACAGCGAGACGTCCGGCACGCTGCTCCAGTCCCTGCTGCCGCTGGTCCGCGAGGGCAAGCCGCTGCGGATCGACCTCACCGCGGTCACCTACGTCTCCAGCGCGGGCCTGCGCACCCTGCTCGTCGTCTACCGCGAGGCCCAGCACGCCGGCGTGGCCGTCACCCTCTACGGGGTGAGCGAGGAAGTCCGGTTCGTCATGTCGGCCACCGGCTTCCTCGACTTCTTCGAGACCGGCGAGGCCGCCGCGGCCGCCGCCAAGGCCAAGGCCGCGCGATGA
- the glgX gene encoding glycogen debranching protein GlgX, with translation MSETRSEQVLRVDAYPTHEVGGYRVRAGKPFPFGANVVPGGVSFSVFSDQATSMTLVIYKRGEPEPMAELEFPEEFRTGSVFAMTVFGLDHENIEYGYRADGPYDPVTGHRFDARQVLSDPYARLIAGRDVWGVEPDRSRGYQYRSRVCLQDFDWADDTPLGIPAEDLVVYEAHVRGFTRHPNSGVTAPGTFAGLREKIPYLKELGVNCIELLPVFEFDESDNPRSNPETGEKLFDYWGYNTVSFFAPKAGYAATGRYGMQGDEFRTLIKDLHAAGIEVILDVVFNHTAEGNEQGPTISFKGLDNATYYMLTPEGYYFNFSGTGNTVNCNHPVVRNFVLDCLRHWVADYHIDGFRFDLAAILGRSLDGTPLPNPPLLELLAYDPVLRHTKLIAEAWDAGGLYEVGNFPAYGRWAEWNGKYRDTVRRFLKGDPGVTGELATRIAGSPDLYSSRGTAASVNFLTAHDGFSLADLVSYNDKHNEANGEGNNDGANDNNSWNCGAEGPTDDPDINALRTRQMKNALAILLTSQGIPMLLSGDEVGRTQQGNNNTYCQDNELSWFDWDQVDDNAELLRFTREMIAFRKRHRELRSTSHPTGRVRENLGLPDISWHGERAWQPDWSAESRLVAVARCGAGDDDVVYVAMNSHWESHDLELPALPGGRSWHLFADTGAEAPHDIRTPGTEPELDNAGKYLIGPRSVVILVGRTNDPDAFDTP, from the coding sequence ATGAGCGAGACCCGGTCCGAGCAGGTCCTGCGCGTCGACGCGTACCCGACCCACGAGGTGGGCGGGTACCGCGTCCGCGCGGGCAAACCGTTCCCCTTCGGGGCCAACGTGGTCCCCGGCGGGGTCAGCTTCTCCGTCTTCTCCGACCAGGCCACCTCCATGACCCTGGTCATCTACAAGCGCGGAGAACCCGAACCGATGGCCGAACTGGAGTTCCCCGAGGAATTCCGCACCGGCAGCGTGTTCGCCATGACCGTATTCGGCCTCGACCACGAGAACATCGAGTACGGGTACCGGGCCGACGGCCCCTACGACCCGGTCACCGGCCACCGCTTCGACGCCCGCCAGGTCCTCTCCGACCCCTACGCCCGGCTGATCGCCGGCCGTGACGTGTGGGGCGTGGAGCCGGACCGCAGCCGCGGCTACCAGTACCGCTCCCGCGTCTGCCTCCAGGACTTCGACTGGGCCGACGACACCCCGCTGGGCATCCCCGCCGAGGACCTCGTCGTCTACGAGGCCCACGTGCGCGGCTTCACCCGGCACCCCAACTCGGGCGTCACCGCGCCCGGCACGTTCGCCGGGCTGCGCGAGAAGATCCCGTACCTGAAGGAGCTCGGGGTCAACTGCATCGAACTGCTGCCCGTGTTCGAGTTCGACGAGAGCGACAACCCACGCTCCAACCCGGAGACGGGTGAGAAGCTCTTCGACTACTGGGGCTACAACACGGTCTCCTTCTTCGCGCCCAAGGCGGGCTACGCGGCCACCGGACGCTACGGGATGCAGGGCGACGAGTTCCGCACCCTGATCAAGGACCTGCACGCGGCCGGCATCGAGGTCATTCTCGACGTCGTCTTCAACCACACCGCCGAAGGCAACGAGCAGGGGCCGACGATCTCCTTCAAGGGGCTCGACAACGCCACCTACTACATGCTCACGCCCGAGGGGTACTACTTCAACTTCAGCGGCACCGGGAACACCGTCAACTGCAACCACCCCGTCGTGCGCAACTTCGTCCTCGACTGCCTGCGCCACTGGGTCGCGGACTACCACATCGACGGGTTCCGCTTCGACCTCGCCGCCATCCTCGGCCGGTCCCTGGACGGCACCCCGCTGCCCAACCCGCCGCTCCTGGAACTGCTCGCCTACGACCCGGTCCTGCGCCACACCAAGCTCATCGCCGAGGCCTGGGACGCCGGCGGCCTCTACGAGGTCGGCAACTTCCCGGCGTACGGCCGCTGGGCGGAGTGGAACGGCAAGTACCGCGACACCGTACGCCGCTTCCTCAAGGGCGACCCCGGAGTCACCGGCGAACTGGCCACCCGCATCGCCGGCTCACCCGACCTCTACTCCAGCCGCGGCACCGCCGCCTCGGTCAACTTCCTGACCGCGCACGACGGCTTCTCCCTCGCCGACCTGGTCTCCTACAACGACAAGCACAACGAGGCCAACGGCGAGGGCAACAACGACGGCGCCAACGACAACAACAGCTGGAACTGCGGCGCCGAGGGCCCCACCGACGACCCGGACATCAACGCCCTGCGCACCCGGCAGATGAAGAACGCCCTCGCCATCCTCCTCACCAGCCAGGGCATCCCGATGCTGCTCTCCGGCGACGAGGTCGGCAGGACCCAGCAGGGCAACAACAACACCTACTGCCAGGACAACGAACTGTCCTGGTTCGATTGGGACCAGGTCGACGACAACGCCGAACTGCTCCGCTTCACCCGCGAGATGATCGCCTTCCGAAAGCGCCACCGCGAGCTGCGCTCCACCTCCCACCCCACCGGACGGGTCCGCGAGAACCTGGGCCTGCCGGACATCAGCTGGCACGGGGAGCGGGCCTGGCAGCCCGACTGGTCGGCGGAGAGCCGGCTGGTGGCGGTCGCCCGCTGCGGCGCCGGCGACGACGACGTGGTCTACGTGGCCATGAACTCGCACTGGGAGTCACACGACCTGGAACTGCCGGCCCTGCCCGGCGGACGCAGCTGGCACCTGTTCGCCGACACCGGGGCCGAGGCACCGCACGACATCCGCACCCCGGGGACCGAGCCGGAGCTGGACAACGCCGGCAAGTACCTGATCGGCCCGCGGTCGGTGGTGATCCTCGTGGGCCGCACGAACGACCCCGACGCATTCGACACGCCCTGA
- a CDS encoding STAS domain-containing protein, which yields MPLSVSLSIEGDTTVIELSGELDAKTAPDFHRTIEKAAGHGTTIVEIRMAGVGYMASAGLRSLVFAQQKIADHVTIKVVGAIEPVSRTIRTAGLDRSIVLSDE from the coding sequence ATGCCGCTTTCCGTGTCCCTGAGCATCGAGGGCGACACCACCGTGATCGAACTGTCGGGCGAGCTGGACGCCAAGACCGCGCCGGACTTCCACCGGACCATCGAGAAGGCCGCCGGACACGGCACCACCATCGTCGAGATCAGGATGGCCGGCGTCGGCTACATGGCCAGCGCCGGACTGCGCTCCCTGGTGTTCGCCCAGCAGAAGATCGCGGACCACGTCACCATCAAGGTGGTCGGTGCCATCGAGCCCGTCTCCCGGACCATCCGGACGGCCGGCCTCGACCGCAGCATCGTCCTCTCCGATGAGTGA